One Torulaspora globosa chromosome 5, complete sequence DNA window includes the following coding sequences:
- the HRQ1 gene encoding ATP-dependent 3'-5' DNA helicase (ancestral locus Anc_5.301), with the protein MEDRSSSAKRVKKETELVEFDRLRSFFFRLNTIYTFLSCRKHVVPTFETLRKPIEASLKWSISELDFAKIVALLPRDCVFKYIDENQIITETKVFDFNNGGYQQKDNDIFKLKDVEDEFRDGRSTQILLFEFVDGVMRYSWVNGDRKRQVKMPEYSAEEMKKMISKRKVAFENTVDKFIAEQKSRGADPMEVLIKMAQGYLPKKKEYEDPIEAMMKSKETKDEKLVVDEETGMGRPTIEGMLKSLQKSEMYNNQIKEHFVIPEKTATFKELDFNLSPEVYQALEHERFYTHQAEAINAIHNGENAIITTSTSSGKSLIYQLSAIDLLLKDPESTFMYIFPTKALAQDQKRSFVALASRIPELSGIVVDTYDGDTEADKRVFIRKNARIIFTNPDMIHASLLPNHPNWRHFLYHLKLVVVDELHTYKGLFGSHVALVMRRLLRLCRYFYQNDKVQFISCSATLKQPVDHAKRMFGIEDVHLIHEDGSPQGVKHLVIWNPPTLSQHLRKRENFIQESAKILVQLIVKNVRTIAFCFVRRVCELLMKEVRRIVEEMGREDLLTEVMSYRGGYSASDRRKIEREMFHGNLRAVISTNALELGIDIGGLDCVLMCGFPVSMANFHQQSGRAGRRNKDSLTLVVASDAPLDQHYVAHPQILLDSTNPDSYQELILDFDNVLILEGHIQCAAFELPIKIDRDKEYFKEQHLTKICRERLNYNSDGYHTHNRFLPWPAKLVSLRGGEEDQFAVIDITNGRNKVIEEVETSRTSFTLYDGGIFIHQGCPYLVKEFNPDERYATVQRVNVDWVTSQRDFTDVDPEEIELIKSFETSDTPVYFGKIRITIIVFGFFKIDKYKRIMDAVETHNPPVIIDAKGLWIDIPRQALELCEAKKLSLAGGIHSAQHGIMGQLPRFVVAGADEIQTECKAPEKEFAERQTKRKRPARLIFYDSNGGQYGSGLSMKAFEHIDDLMLGTIQRLEDCPCEDGCPECVLAGHCKENNFVFSKRAALILLHCIMGHEVSSFADRIPDGPEAGMPEIKVETVVPVSSHVNFAPDFQIIDVRSIDNGLNKDEKMVKSEDDS; encoded by the coding sequence ATGGAAGATCGATCATCAAGTGCCAAGAGAgtcaagaaggaaacagAGCTGGTCGAGTTTGATAGGCTGCGaagctttttcttcagattgaATACCATTTACACGTTTCTGTCCTGTAGAAAGCATGTTGTGCCCACTTTCGAAACACTGAGAAAGCCTATAGAGGCTTCATTGAAATGGTCTATATcagagcttgattttgccaagattgtGGCGCTGTTACCAAGAGACTGTGTGTTCAAATACATCGATGAGAATCAAATCATTACCGAGACCAAGGTCTTCGATTTCAATAACGGTGGATACCAGCAAAAGGATAACGATATATTCAAGCTGAAAGACGTAGAGGATGAGTTTCGTGACGGCCGATCGACTCAAATCCTGTTGTTCGAGTTTGTCGATGGAGTTATGCGATATAGCTGGGTTAACGGTGACCGCAAGAGACAGGTCAAGATGCCTGAGTATTCAGCAGAGgagatgaaaaaaatgatttcaaagaggaAGGTAGCGTTCGAGAACACAGTTGATAAGTTCATTGCTGAGCAGAAATCCCGTGGTGCAGATCCTATGGAAGTGTTGATCAAAATGGCCCAAGGTTATCTgccgaagaagaaggaataCGAGGACCCGATAGAGGCGATGATGAAATCGAAAGAGACTAAGGATGAGAAGTTGGtagttgatgaagaaactggcATGGGGAGACCTACAATTGAGGGAATGCTGAAGAGTTTGCAAAAGAGCGAAATGTACAATAATCAAATAAAAGAGCATTTCGTGATACCGGAGAAGACTGCTACGTTTAAGGAACTGGATTTCAACCTATCTCCAGAGGTTTATCAGGCTTTGGAACATGAGAGATTTTATACTCATCAGGCGGAGGCCATAAACGCAATTCACAACGGCGAAAATGCCATCATCACGACCTCAACTTCGTCAGGTAAATCGCTGATATATCAGTTGTCGGCAATTGATCTCCTGCTGAAGGATCCCGAGTCCACCTTCATGTACATCTTTCCCACAAAAGCCTTGGCTCAGGATCAAAAGAGGTCGTTTGTTGCTTTGGCGTCCAGGATACCGGAATTGTCCGGTATCGTTGTGGACACCTATGATGGAGATACTGAAGCTGATAAAAGAGTCTTTATTCGCAAGAATGCCCGCATCATCTTTACTAATCCCGATATGATCCATGCAAGCTTATTGCCTAACCATCCAAACTGGCGGCACTTCCTTTACCATTTAAAACTTGTTGTGGTTGATGAATTGCATACGTACAAAGGCTTGTTCGGATCCCATGTTGCACTGGTGATGAGGCGGCTTCTCAGGTTGTGTCGTTACTTTTATCAGAATGATAAAGTTCAGTTCATCTCCTGTTCTGCGACGTTAAAACAACCAGTGGACCATGCAAAAAGAATGTttggaattgaagatgTCCATCTCATTCATGAAGATGGTTCCCCTCAGGGAGTGAAGCATCTAGTCATATGGAATCCACCAACATTATCTCAGCACCTCAGAAAGAGGGAAAATTTCATTCAGGAAAGTGCCAAGATATTGGTTCAGTTGATAGTCAAGAACGTCCGCACTATCGCTTTCTGCTTTGTTCGTCGTGTCTGCGAattgttgatgaaagaagtaCGCCGTATTGTAGAGGAAATGGGTCGGGAGGATCTCCTGACAGAGGTCATGTCATACAGAGGTGGTTATTCTGCTTCTGATAGACGTAAGATCGAAAGAGAGATGTTCCACGGAAACTTGAGAGCTGTGATTTCAACGAACGCTTTGGAGCTAGGTATCGACATCGGTGGTCTTGATTGCGTTTTGATGTGCGGCTTTCCTGTTTCGATGGCCAATTTCCACCAGCAAAGTGGTAGAGCCGGTAGAAGAAATAAGGATTCCTTGACGCTGGTTGTAGCAAGTGACGCTCCTTTGGACCAACATTATGTTGCACATCCGCAAATTTTGCTCGATAGCACAAATCCTGATTCTTACCAGGAATTGATTCTAGATTTTGATAACGTTCTTATTTTGGAGGGTCATATCCAGTGCGCTGCATTTGAGCTGCCGATCAAGATTGATAGAGACAAGGAGTATTTCAAAGAACAGCATCTGACAAAAATTTGCCGTGAAAGATTAAACTACAACTCTGATGGTTATCATACGCATAATAGGTTTCTACCATGGCCGGCTAAATTGGTGTCACTGAGGGGTGGTGAAGAAGACCAATTCGCTGTGATTGATATAACAAATGGAAGAAATAAAGTTATTGAGGAGGTAGAGACGTCTAGAACCAGTTTCACCTTATATGATGGTGGTATCTTTATTCATCAAGGTTGTCCATATTTGGTTAAGGAGTTCAATCCAGATGAGCGGTACGCTACTGTACAGCGGGTCAACGTGGACTGGGTGACGAGCCAAAGAGACTTTACTGATGTCGATCCAGAGGAAATTGAACTGATAAAGTCGTTTGAGACTAGTGATACACCAGTGTATTTCGGAAAAATCAGAATTACCATTATCGTttttggcttcttcaagattgaCAAATATAAAAGAATTATGGATGCGGTAGAGACTCATAACCCCCCAGTGATTATTGACGCGAAGGGCCTATGGATTGATATCCCCAGGCAAGCTCTAGAACTGTGTGAGGCCAAAAAACTAAGCCTGGCGGGTGGAATCCATTCTGCACAACATGGAATAATGGGGCAGCTTCCGAGGTTCGTTGTGGCTGGTGctgatgaaattcaaaCAGAGTGTAAAGCTCCAGAAAAAGAGTTTGCTGAGAGACAGACTAAGCGAAAACGTCCTGCAAGGCTTATCTTCTACGATTCCAACGGTGGCCAGTATGGATCTGGTTTGTCAATGAAGGCTTTTGAGCATATCGATGACTTGATGCTTGGAACTATTCAACGTCTTGAAGATTGCCCTTGTGAGGACGGTTGCCCTGAATGTGTTTTGGCCGGTCATTGTAAGGAGAACAATTTTGTTTTCTCCAAGAGAGCTGCCCTCATTTTATTACATTGCATTATGGGTCACGAAGTCTCTTCTTTCGCTGATAGAATACCAGATGGCCCCGAAGCTGGCATGCCCGAGATCAAGGTTGAGACTGTGGTCCCGGTTTCCAGCCATGTCAACTTTGCACCTGATTTCCAGATTATCGACGTTAGAAGTATTGACAATGGCTTAAACAAGGACGAAAAGATGGTGAAATCCGAAGATGATTCATAA
- the SRB2 gene encoding Srb2p (ancestral locus Anc_5.299) produces MCSITFSHYERRTVLIKNRLALVTTSAPNDVPKELMASDCCAGTPESIDAILSGRLSNIWTQRQSIKGEAGETFETTSLLVRAINLFSYTGFKGLVIELHSAENATEEDFKKGVDVTRNILKELGMTDIKVSGEQLDPLQSDFISDLAYQYVRVLEF; encoded by the coding sequence ATGTGCTCGATAACATTCTCGCATTatgaaagaagaacagtACTGATCAAGAATAGACTGGCGCTTGTCACCACGTCAGCTCCTAACGATGTTCCGAAGGAACTTATGGCGAGCGATTGCTGTGCAGGTACGCCCGAATCAATTGATGCCATTTTATCTGGCCGGCTCTCTAACATATGGACCCAAAGGCAAAGCATCAAAGGCGAGGCCGGCGAGACTTTCGAAACCACCAGCTTGTTAGTAAGAGCCATCAACCTGTTTAGCTACACAGGGTTCAAAGGTCTTGTCATCGAGTTGCATTCTGCAGAAAATGCCACGGAAGaggatttcaagaaaggtGTGGACGTGACACGAAATAtactgaaagagctggGCATGACTGACATCAAGGTCTCAGGTGAGCAGCTCGATCCCTTGCAAAGCGACTTCATATCTGACCTGGCGTACCAGTATGTTCGAGTCTTAGAATTTTAA
- the SRP101 gene encoding Signal recognition particle receptor subunit alpha (ancestral locus Anc_5.302), protein MLEQFAIFTPQGEILYQFNCLGRKFAETQINRFVSQYISSRTSIGASYKKYSVLDVSGAADGAGLKSSRSFCCMFHISKQPELFYVVTYAEQSLELNDEAAEVLKLGVTLWDSLQLNDGIVRNLSGRGHRNEHNYVEVTEGLEETIAKFDTYLRAKYEAYARRSEASKPVLETESVENNPKKKSSELKSKKKSSSGGQQGRKWGRDGMMDEIGHSDPTKLDFSEASSASSSNVALVDKESFGKRTVEGEFLIREIDDLLVSQRDRVKSTAQASNTNAAFSFLKKHILGNKTISEEDLKSVLDKLQQKLISKNVAPEVARHLSQQVSKDLIGSKTANWTSVENTARESLIKALTQILTPGVSVDLLHEIQKRTSQKDSEGKKHPYVFSIVGVNGVGKSTNLSKLAFWLLQNNFNVLIVACDTFRSGAVEQLRVHVENLAQLTDESHVRGSRNRRGKSGNDHVELFEAGYGGSDLVAKIAKQAIKYAKDQNFDVVLMDTAGRRHNDPTLMSPLKSFAEQANPDKIIMVGEALVGTDSVQQAKNFNNAFGKVRNLDFFIVSKCDTVGEMLGTMVNMVYATGIPILFVGVGQTYTDLRTLSVKWAVDTLMS, encoded by the coding sequence ATGCTTGAGCAATTTGCTATCTTCACACCTCAAGGAGAGATTCTCTACCAATTCAATTGCCTTGGTAGAAAATTCGCAGAGACGCAAATCAACCGGTTTGTATCGCAGTATATCAGTTCACGAACGAGTATTGGTGCTAGTTACAAGAAGTACAGCGTGCTTGACGTCAGTGGCGCAGCTGATGGCGCTGgattgaagagctctcgAAGTTTCTGCTGTATGTTCCACATATCGAAACAACCTGAGCTCTTCTACGTTGTTACTTATGCAGAACAGTCACTAGAGCTTAACGATGAGGCAGCTGAAGTCCTTAAATTGGGCGTCACATTGTGGGAttctttgcaattgaatgATGGAATTGTTAGGAACCTCTCTGGCAGAGGGCACAGAAATGAGCACAATTATGTCGAAGTCACGGAAGGGCTCGAAGAGACGATTGCCAAATTTGACACTTATTTGAGAGCCAAGTACGAAGCATATGCGAGAAGATCTGAGGCAAGCAAACCTGTCCTTGAGACAGAATCAGTCGAGAACAAcccgaagaagaaatccaGCGAGCTGAAAAGtaagaagaaatcatcaagTGGCGGTCAACAAGGACGGAAATGGGGCCGAGACGGGATGATGGATGAGATTGGCCACAGCGACCCAACAAAACTCGACTTCTCCGAGGCAAGCAGCGCGTCTTCCAGCAACGTCGCACTAGTGGACAAGGAATCTTTCGGTAAGAGAACCGTAGAGGGCGAATTCCTCATCCGGGAGATTGATGATCTGCTCGTAAGCCAGAGAGATCGAGTTAAGTCGACAGCTCAAGCCAGCAACACGAACGCGGCTTTCAGTTTTCTCAAGAAGCATATCTTGGGTAACAAGACCATCTCTGAGGAGGACTTGAAATCAGTGCTGGACAAGCTCCAGCAAAAGCTTATAAGCAAAAACGTGGCCCCCGAAGTGGCTAGACACTTGAGCCAGCAGGTTTCTAAGGATTTAATAGGCTCCAAGACAGCAAACTGGACAAGCGTAGAGAACACTGCTCGTGAATCTTTAATAAAAGCTCTCACGCAGATACTGACGCCTGGCGTTTCagttgatctgctgcacGAAATACAGAAAAGAACAAGTCAAAAAGATTCAGAAGGTAAGAAACATCCTTACGTCTTTTCCATTGTTGGCGTAAATGGTGTAGGTAAATCCACAAATCTATCCAAACTAGCCTTTTGGCTCCTACAAAACAATTTCAACGTCCTTATTGTCGCCTGTGATACCTTCAGATCAGGTGCGGTTGAACAGTTGAGAGTACACGTCGAGAATCTTGCTCAGTTGACCGACGAATCCCATGTCAGAGGATCCAGAAACAGAAGAGGGAAATCCGGAAACGACCATGTCGAGCTCTTCGAGGCAGGATATGGTGGCTCAGATTTAGTGGCCAAAATTGCTAAGCAAGCCATCAAATatgcaaaagatcaaaattttgacgttGTTCTCATGGATACAGCCGGCAGAAGACATAACGATCCTACTTTGATGTCTCCTCTCAAGTCTTTTGCCGAACAAGCCAACCCTGATAAAATTATCATGGTTGGAGAAGCTCTGGTGGGAACCGACTCGGTTCAGCAAGCAAAAAACTTCAACAACGCCTTCGGCAAAGTCAGAAATttggatttcttcatcgtttCTAAATGTGACACTGTGGGAGAAATGCTCGGAACAATGGTGAATATGGTTTATGCTACCGGAATACCTATTCTGTTTGTGGGCGTGGGACAAACATATACTGATCTGAGAACTTTAAGTGTTAAATGGGCTGTTGATACTTTGATGTCTTAA
- the RTT103 gene encoding Rtt103p (ancestral locus Anc_5.300), which yields MSFSSEQFVSKLGSLEDSQESIAGASKWLLSQYREATQVAECWRDYMKKKSVNTRRKLLGIYLANHVVQQAKGRKIGQFQEAFDKVAAEVIREVYPDLPRDLKKKVKRVADIWTERGIFSAQVLKEIQATFKSEGSTVSEEAVPLELRKLVSSWGDLSKVEQYKQTMRARFDKAAESLDPSSVVYEENLKTVTRIGQSSKDATSQAIKMREARISALQELLREEEKVLDEERSGMSEIDIILQSKNPRDSNQASEDQDLLPTYETGNDGDDDEDSSDNDSSDESKDGISTAKRQSEETTIDGLAIKRSKIASEDAIEIPQEGYEPQNQSTGQTAEEYEGSPVVTSSIQDLLSKLAN from the coding sequence ATGTCGTTTTCTTCGGAACAGTTTGTCAGTAAGTTGGGTAGTTTAGAAGATTCTCAAGAGTCAATTGCTGGTGCTTCGAAGTGGTTGCTGTCGCAGTATAGAGAAGCGACTCAGGTTGCCGAATGTTGGAGGGATTAtatgaagaagaagagtgTGAacacaagaagaaagctgctaGGTATCTACCTGGCTAACCACGTTGTACAGCAAGCCAAGGGTCGAAAAATCGGTCAATTCCAAGAGGCATTTGACAAGGTTGCAGCAGAAGTTATAAGAGAGGTCTATCCTGATCTGCCTAGAGACCTtaagaagaaggtcaagAGGGTTGCCGACATTTGGACGGAAAGAGGTATATTTTCCGCACAAgttttgaaggagattCAGGCGACCTTCAAATCCGAAGGTTCGACAGTAAGTGAAGAGGCAGTTCCTCTGGAGCTGCGGAAATTGGTGAGCAGTTGGGGGGACTTGTCCAAGGTGGAGCAATATAAGCAAACCATGCGGGCGAGATTTGACAAGGCAGCGGAATCATTGGATCCTTCCAGTGTGGTGTATGAAGAGAACTTGAAAACAGTTACAAGAATAGGGCAGTCCAGTAAAGATGCCACTTCACAAGCTATCAAAATGAGAGAGGCCAGGATCAGTGCTTTACAAGAACTGCTGagggaagaagagaaggtACTCGATGAGGAAAGAAGCGGGATGAGCGAGATAGATATTATTCTGCAGTCCAAGAATCCCAGAGATTCCAACCAGGCGTCGGAGGATCAAGATCTGCTTCCAACTTATGAAACAGGAAACGATggcgatgacgacgaagatAGTAGTGACAATGACAGCAGCGATGAAAGCAAAGACGGGATTTCGACCGCGAAAAGACAGAGTGAAGAGACAACGATCGATGGCCTGGCCATCAAGAGGTCTAAAATCGCATCCGAAGATGCTATTGAGATTCCTCAGGAAGGCTATGAGCCTCAGAATCAGTCCACCGGGCAAACCGCCGAAGAATACGAGGGTTCTCCTGTAGTAACATCGAGTATACAGGACCTGCTGAGTAAACTTGCTAACTGA